One window from the genome of Glycine soja cultivar W05 chromosome 12, ASM419377v2, whole genome shotgun sequence encodes:
- the LOC114378413 gene encoding basic leucine zipper 61-like, producing MAQLPPKIPNMTPNWPDFSSLHQKMPSLQTTSSNQNPSWVDEILEFSVARRGAPRRSVSDSVTFLEAPLLDHHHCKGGSVVGGGGGNNEFERFDDEQFMSMFSDEASGNNNNNNTMMAHTLSSSNPSTPSDHNSINDEKEMENKEEEEKKQLKNESEDEDKSQCKQEITQLPNNDDSNNTSNANATCSSEKITDPKRVKRILANRQSAQRSRVRKLQYISELERSVTSLQAEVSVLSPRAAFLDHQRLLLNVDNSALKQRIAALAQDKIFKDAHQEALKREIERLRQVYHQQNIKKMDNNAAASPPSQSPSPSPKPRCETHTEKEQLINV from the exons ATGGCTCAATTGCCACCAAAAATTCCAAACATGACACCCAATTGGCCAGACTTTTCTTCTCTTCACCAAAAGATGCCTTCCCTCCAAACCACGTCATCAAACCAAAACCCTTCATGGGTGGATGAGATTCTTGAGTTCTCAGTGGCGAGGCGCGGGGCCCCCCGGCGGTCGGTGAGCGACTCCGTCACTTTCCTGGAGGCACCATTGCTGGACCACCATCATTGCAAAGGTGGCAGTGTTGTTGGTGGTGGCGGCGGCAACAACGAGTTCGAGAGGTTCGATGATGAACAATTCATGTCCATGTTTAGTGATGAAGCTTCAGggaacaataacaataataataccaTGATGGCACACACGTTGTCCTCCTCCAACCCTTCTACACCCTCTGATCACAACAGCATCAATGATGAGAAGGAAATGGAAAataaggaagaggaagagaagaagcaATTGAAGAATGAATCGGAGGATGAGGATAAAAGCCAATGCAAACAAGAAATCACACAACTTCCCAACAATGATGACAGTAATAATACTAGTAATGCAAATGCAACATGTTCCAGTGAAAAAATCACAGACCCCAAGAGGGTCAAAAG AATCTTGGCAAATAGGCAATCTGCGCAAAGATCAAGAGTGAGGAAGCTGCAATACATATCTGAGCTTGAGCGAAGTGTGACTTCATTACAG GCCGAAGTTTCAGTGTTGTCTCCACGGGCTGCATTTTTGGATCATCAACGTTTGCTTCTGAATGTCGACAACAGTGCTTTGAAGCAAAGAATCGCCGCGCTGGCCCAAGACAAGATTTTCAAAGATG CACATCAAGAAGCACTGAAGAGGGAGATAGAGAGACTGAGGCAAGTTTATCACCAACAAAACATAAAGAAGATGGACAATAATGCTGCAGCGTCACCACCATCCCAGTCCCCATCTCCATCACCAAAACCACGATGTGAAACTCACACTGAAAAGGAACAGCTTATCAATGTTTGA